In the genome of Mytilus edulis chromosome 14, xbMytEdul2.2, whole genome shotgun sequence, the window agtttcagagaagaagatttttgtaaaagataactaagatatacgaaaaacggttaaaaatttactataaagggcaataaccatTAAAGGGttcaaatgaccatttttgtcctgttgacttatttgtaaatcttactttgctaaacattcttgctgtttacagtttatctctatctatagtaatattcaagatgataaccaaaaacagtaaaatttccttaaaattcccaattcaggggcagcaacccaacaacgggttgtccgattcatctgtagatttcagagcagatagatcttgaactgataaacaaatttacacaatgtcagatttgctctaaatgctttggtttttgagttataagccaaaaactgcattttacccctttattctatttttagccatggcggccatcttggttagttgatcgggtcaccggacacactttctaaactagataccctaattatgattgtggccaagtttgtgtTAATTTGGCCCAggagtttcagagaagaagatttttgtaaaagttaacgacgacggacgacagacgacagacgacagacgacagacgacggacgacgacagacgacggacgccaagtgatgagaaaagctcacttggcccgtCGGACTATTTCAGCTAAACAATCTACAGCAAAATTATGTGATTGTTTCCTTGCACATGTCATTTACTCAACTATGCATCTTCAATTTTATTGTCCTGTTTATCTATTTCAATAGTGATGATGAGGATAATATCAGTCAGTACCGTCCAAGTAGTGTTCACAGAAGCATGCATGCATCAGCTGATTTATATTCTTCTGATTATAAAATATACGATGATGATTTTACAGAACAAAAACCTGTAGATCTCAGTAGCACAGTACGTTTATTATTTTTTAGGTTGATATAATAGCATCAGCTGTTTGATGCGACCTTACTCTTAGTCTGGTTTTATTTTCGTGTTTTATCAATAAtgtttgtaaattatttgaaGTGTGCTTGTCCTCCTCCATACATTAttacaataaaataatataaaaaagctATCCCGTCACACTTTGAGACGAGAAAGGTCAGCAGTATAAACATTGATTTTGCACGCATCtagcaccgtttttttttttatccaattataCAAATAACGACATATTtggatattttttgttgttgatttaacATGATTGTATTCTCATTTGGTAACAACGATTTTGAAGTAAGCTATAGGGACATTTAACTGATCGACATCTCGTTTGTACTTTATTTATCTGttttgacctgagcgtcactactgagtcttatgtagacgaaaagcgcgtctggcgtattaaattataatccttgtacctttgataactattgtagtCTGGTACTTGCCAATTTTGACCTTTTGATGATTCGGCTAAAATATCATCCACTAGATCATCTACTAGATCACCATTACACTTATATACGTCatacttttatataaacaaaGATGTTACTTATAATGTGTTTTACAATAGATGACATTTTCTACTTCTTCTGCAGATGCATACCTATAAACCATGGACGACAACAGAGTGCGATAACAGGTTTTCCCCATGGTATAAAAGTAACGACATTATCAGTGGAAAGGAGGTAAACGTATAAAGAAaccctttatacatgttatatataatgAAAAGCATTACAAAAAAGATATTTGTGAAAAAGATGTGTGCATTATTTGTAGTCCATAAAATGTTACCTGCTAGtagtttccttttttaaaaaggagTAAACTGCCATTATTGCAATTTATAATACGTTTTTGTGGGGAAAATGGCCACATGTATATACGATACACGTACTGTTTTGTTCTTTGACGCGTAGGCAATTTTTTAATTGGCGTCAAACTTGCCATGTATCGTAATTTCCATAATATTTTCATTAACAATAACCCATCTAATACGAATAATATTTGTGAACCGTCCCCTTTTCAATCCTAATGGTCAGAAAGTTTTGTCAGCTTGCATAAGAATTGTAATTTCGACCTTATTTTGGTGTACCTGGACACAGTTTTTTAACAAACCTCCTCCAATTACATGAAGCATGTGTATATCCACTGAAAGCActataattatatttcttttaaaaatatacgTTATATGTTGATCCTATAATAATCTACAACGTCCTCTACTGTATTGTTTGAATGTGCATCATGGAAATCTGTAAGACAATGATACTTAGCCAACTTCTATAAGTATTATGGCTTTAAAGTATTttaacaaagaaagaaacatgtTACGGTTTCCGAAAAAAAAACTCCCATAGAAACAACTTTTCCTCACCACAAAATTAGAGGTTGATAAGGTATCACTTTTACACATGTTGTACAGTTTTCCTTTGTTTCTCTCTTTCCAGTTTACAATTAAAAGACCAAAGATCATTCTATACAGAGCATCAATGTATGATTGCTGATTTGTTATTGTGGACGTAACGAATTCGCGAGAAAAAATGCGTCTCAACATCAAAGGACATATGTTTTAACATTTCTCATAATTCATCAATTCATCACCTAGATAATTATTTACGCGTTATACATACTGATTATGTTTGCATACATCGGACTAATGATAAACAGAacattacattgtgtgcattacGCAGCTGTCTGTTGCTATTGATATTTCATTGACTCAACCATATTAAAAACAAGTACATTTTTGTCATGATATCTCAAGTTGGTTTGTTCTCACTTATACAGGATTTGTTATAGGTATGAAGTTTATATCCACCCTGAATAACATaagacaacagaaaataaaaaaaataaatgaggtTAAACTCCTAAATGCCCATGATTTGTTTGTGTTCTTTTGAATAAACAAAAGAACAggaaattatatataaaacaatgttcTTTCTTCTTGATCTTATTAGATTCGTGTATATCATATATTGCATTCATACAAGCCTTACTAAGCCATGCATAGTTGATATATTGTGTATTAAAGTACATAATTTGTTCATAATACTCTAACATCCCGATTTCCAGCTTTCTCTCCTTCCACACTATATATCTCGATGTAATATTGAAAGTGTAGTTCGTTATCATATGTTtatcatatgtacatgtacagtaaCATTGTAAATCTACCAATATATCAGTATAGGCATAACAGGAAAGACAATGCAGCTGTTATTGATAATCATAAAACAAAAGATGctgtatgactgccaatgagacaactctccacaagataccaaatgacacagaaatgaacaagtATAGATCGCCGTGCAGTcattaacaatgagcaaagcccatatcgcatagtcagctataaacatattttacatttacatcaTGTTTGTATTACACTTTTGAAtatacaacaatgagcaaatggTCAACACAACGTATTGCAATTTATCTGTTAATCAATGAACTTCGATTTATATATAGTTGTAACAGAAACTATCCAACTGTGATCAATGGAGATCTTTAAAAACATTGGACTTTTGCTGTAATATTATCTATAATAATTGCATCAGTGACGtcaatttatcatattttgatctAGTCATGCAACAACGTTcgtttttatattcaaaattgtATTACGGATGACTATACCTTATACAGCGGTTCTTTGTTCGGACTTACACGTCCTTTAAGATCGGCATgaagagtatttaaaaaaaaacaataatattttcacttttttagcAAATATACACGTACTACATTGTCATCGTGAAAATTGAAAGGCAATCAAAGGTGTAGAATTCAAACTTAATCTTTTGCAGTAGACATCAATTTGACAATAGTTTATAcaagttaatcatgttaattctcgtaaattataattatgtttttatgaaaacaatgtagatgaaaaaatatatttataaaccaaAACATGACTTAACTGACACCATTCAAATACATGATTATATTTAATGCCATCATAATTTGTAACGTTTAAGTGacggctttttttttaaataaaaacaaaacaaaacaattggcAATCATAATGGTGTCCAGCTTTGCTCGTCTTcttgccgattttttttttattaaaaaagattaaaaataaattaacatataTTTGACTTCACATTCCACTTTATGTATGATGTTCTATTATTGAATAAATCAATGTTCGGAGAATATGTTTAACGCTTTTATtaattataatttgatataaatgatatTACAGATTTAAATAATGTTCCCTCATATCTTAACTTTCATCTCGAAATGGACAACAACGGGGGTCAGTGAAGAACAAACAATTACGACAGATAGGATGAATTGAGTTTCAAAATTGTTAACCCCTTAACATTTCTATGTATAACGAAGAAGCATTTCGTTACTCTTGCATATAAGATATTGGTTTCCTAATTCAAACAATATCCGAGTGTTGTGTTATCCTATCAAGAGCATAGGATGCTGCTAACAGAACATGATAAAAAGACTATCCAATAAACTCATCTTTATTTACTAGAACTTACATTGTGTACGCAAAGCGCGTTGCATCTACATAGTCGTTGCTAAAGTAAAACTTTTAACCGGTATCAAGTATTATTTATCCCATTGAACAATTTCGAATTCATTGACTATCATGTAATACATTTGTAACAATTAAGCAGAACCCCATTCTGCTACTCGAAGGTAAATAAGGCAAAACGAGACGGCATGTCGTTTGAATTGTATATTCAAAATAAAGTTAGTCCTTGATTAATAGTACATGTactgttttactttaaaaaatgcaaagtATACGTATGATTATTCAAACACAGTCTTATCAACAATAAAAACACTTTACCACAGCAGTTATcttaaatcaatttaaattttaaatttctgaGATGTTAATAAGCATTTATAAAGGTGCAAtgtactgttttaaaaaaatatacaaaatacagaGTTACAATTATTGATTTCTTATCTaagcatgttttttttcttctatatatCCTCAAATATCTGCCGTTTTAACTGTCACACAATGGCGCTGTGTCTTGATCTTTAAAGCCCGTAACGGTTTCCCCCGTGACGACTTCCCCTTTGTTCTCTGAATCAGTTGAGGTGCAATCAGTTTCCATAGCAACTATTAAGATAAACAAGAAGACAATTTTGCAAAACAACACAGAAAAGTATCACTATGGCcgatacataaatatatatacaaattttcgTTGTTGACTAAGTCCCTTTTTAAGGGATGAGAAGGACTTCGAAAATTACCTTTACCACATTGCAGTTGTACGCACAATATTGCAGAAAAAAAACGTATCGTTTACATTATAACAATGTATTGTCATGTATTGTGTAATCTGCATTCGATTGTGTTCTTATTCTATGTATTATATAAATTACTATTGCTGCATCTGACCAATATGTATACacaacaaaagtcaattttggaCAACTATAGCTTcctatgatttttgttttgtatattttgagAAACATAAATCGACTAGATACATTTTGTAAGTCTCTGTTATGTAATATAACATTGTATAAGTTTATGGAAATAATGAACACAAACATATTTTCATGAACACGCGTTTCTTATAACGTATTATAACAATTATAAAGACCTTATGCGTATTACTGCCATTATTTGCTTTTCATAGATACTCGAGGCCAAATCGTTTTAAAATCTAAAtccttgtacatgtacatacacgTAGAACATATCCAACATTCTTGTAAGTTGGTACTTATATCTTTCAGCAAACTGAATCTTGAAAGAATTGTGTGTGATATCAGATTCAAAATTACGTATCCCCGTCAtatcattattcatgttattctcTATTCGCTTTGAATAATTCGAATTGTACAATAATGTACTTTGTTGGTGTAAATTTCCCGTGAACACTTTTACTCATATATTTTGACGGAATATAACATCATTCAAGGCCTTCGTACCTTTTTCGCACTGATCTTGTTCCTGTTGTTTACAATTTTGTCGTCTACAAATTACACAGGAACACAACAATATACCAGCTCCAGCTAATTCTGCTGAGAAACCTTGTGATATTCCCTCTTTCATGGACTCTGAAAATATGATAGAACatatcaaatcacaaaaatactgaaattcgaggaaaattcataacggaaagtccctaatcaactTGCGAAATCAAAatcccaaacacatcaaacgaatgaattacatctgtcatattcatgacttggtgaAAATTATAGACGTTTGGTTATATAGCTTGCTCAAAATGCAAGGAACAGTTGTATATTTTTGACGATGATTAAGATCTGTTTAGCTAATGcttacaaaaaaacataaattcaaGCTTACATTGTTGGTAAGCATTGTCTCTAGTACGATACAATTGAGTTTAGGTTATTTCTGACATATACAGCAAAACATACTACGGTTTTCAATAATTAACACTATATACAATTGTTTGCCACAAATGTGTTAGGATTCAAACATTGCACAGTTTGTCTTTGCTTCcattttgttatttctaattACGAAAAAAAACTTCGTTTGCATGTAAGGGTGTAAGTTATACCCTCAGCGCAATTATTCAATTTAGATTCAACCGTTTTCAGTCTTTGCTGTAGATACCACATAATGATGCATTTTTCAAGGGGACCACGTATGCAACCTACAGAAAGCATTACATGTCAACTAATAGTTATACTCTAGTTTTAATTTAAACAGGTAAATTTGATAATGTAAGTCTAATATTATTAACAGTCCATTGCTGTTTGGACATATGCCTTCTTTTCTTGGAtccagacatatatatatattgtaaagatCAATAAggtatttgcatttgttttggATTGTTAAGTAAactatcattataaaaaaattcgTCAATTGGTCTCTAGCTAGTTTTTCAACATCACATAAGGGAGATGATATGAGATTGGATCAGAAAAACTTGGGGAGTAAAACAATACATTCTTATATGTGTCTGTAAACCTAGTGTCATGTTATTGAATTCGGACAATTCGTTTTACTGTGCTGGTCCTagcaatttataaatatatatatatacaaaacataaaagAAATACACGAAAACGGAAGTTTAATTTTTAGTAGAACTATTGCATTGATTGCTTCAATAATGTTTGTTATTGTTCACTTGCATTGTCAGAATCCAAATGATATCAAAGAACTTACTCGAGCAACTGAGTACATATGTGGGACATGTGCAGCAGTATCTTCCTGTTACTTGTTTCCTGCGGCGACAATTAATACACAAATAGATTCCTACTCCAGTGAATATACACATCCCAACAATGCCACCGGATATTCCTCCAATCATTTCATCTAAAATCAAATTAGGtgtaaatgatatataaaattcTTCTGAACAATCAATAAAAGTGAAGTAACTCAAAACCATCAGCACTTGTACTTGTGCAAATGCAATAAAATATGGATGAGCTGAATAACGAAATTATTAAATTCAATGAAGTTATAAGAAGCTAAATCAAAGGgaattttctgtttttaactTTTAGTTAATGCAGTATGCAGTTGACACATTGTAAATACTTAAAGTGTGCTAAACTTGTCTATGGTATTCTGATATGTATAGTGTCAAGTGTTATAATTTTCTTCATATTTTCAATTTGAATGTTGTGTTGCTTTAAAGGCAAAACATACCGAAAGATTTAAATGTTTCGCATTGTCCATTTTAATTGAAATGATTTCATTTTATAAACATGTGTGTACCTAAACTTGATAGTATCTAAATTTTAATAATGTCTTGTATTATTGTGTAACAGAAGAGTAGTATTAATAGTTGTAGCACTAGTCGtaatagtagtagtagtagtagtagtactagtagtagtagtagtagtagtaatagtAGTAGTGgtagtagtagaagtagtagtagtaatagtagtagtagtagtactacgcgaggatatcaccagcccagtagacaacacttcggtgttgacatgaatatcaataatgtggtcatttttataaatttcctgtgtgcaaaactttgatttttttcgaaacaactaaggattttcttatcccaggcatagattaccttagccgtaattggcacaactttttggaattttgaatactaaatgcttttcaactttgtacttatttggctttataaatactttgatatgagcgtcactgatgagtcttatgtagatgaaacaagcgtctagcgtactaaattataatcctggtaactttcataactatttacacaactgggtcgataccactgctaatggacgtttcgtccccgagagtatcaccagcccagcagtctacatttcgatgttgacatgactatcaataatgtggttatttttataaatttcctgtttacaaaattttgaatatttcgGTACAACTAGGGATTTTCTTAttaaggcatagattaccttagccgtatttggcacaactttttggaattttgaatactCAATGctctacttgtttggctttataaatattttgatatattaaatatgagcgtcactgatgagcttatgtagaagaaacgtgcgtctggtgtactaaattctAATACTGGTACCCTTGATCTCTCTTCTTTAGTTGTTGTGTGAACagatatttaaaacataaatcaCTCCTGCGATTGGGAAATGTATATTGATGTCATGTATGTTAAGGTTTGCTGTATCAGCGATGTTTAGTCTAAATATTAGTTAGACAACCAGATTTCCAGCAATACAATCACTTACAATTGAAATCccattttgtttcaatttgaaaCTTGAAAGTGTCATTTACATTGTCTGGAACCCCTTTCTTTGATTTTCTCAGCTCAAATGAAATATGACTTCCATCATATAAACACCGTGAGAACATTCTGTTTGCATCATATAAGCAACCAACTCCTGATATCTAAAAggaaagaaaaatgtaaaagacagTGTAATTATTGAGTACAAACACTTAATTTCAGTAGTTAACAAATGGTTCAGTTTCTAttacagtacagcctgtgacttcctcttagttatgtccaccctcttgcatggtcaacatccaatggtgaacatttattggggtattcaatcttgagatgttggccatttattgggggtcaTAAATCATAGGCagattttttatctaattatgttacctgttaaaatcaatcagggttgaagttttcagctggtatgtttcattaaaatttacctgtacaggtaacttgggtttcttttaaaattgacatttcacctttttatgaaaatgtagaataaaatattgttaaagtctgttaatttattattatttttttgtctttaattttatttaaattttttattttttaattgttttttttcatttttgtatgttttgtttcttcctgttttgtttcttattcttttaatttcttcttagTAAGAATCTTGAGTAGAAATGACAAAAAGTCAAAGCTAAAGTAattgactagcatttgaaattaacagacttttaataattgttttttaagtaaaaggtttatataaatgtacatgatgtacattgtatgcaattgtttgttaacattattaaatgaattattactattaataataactaataatcatgcaagtgatattttaaatacaaaaaatgaaagtaattaaacaatttggtttcttaacaaaataagatgatcaacatcaatccttttacaatagattttgataacatctaatattattcaggaaaactacaaGTACCATTATATCGTTTAGgaaactaattttgtttatctaaattttcttcaaatctcacaacaagagttgtgcacaaacaatcaccgaaaagacttattttccaaatgtccacctagttatcatcaaattttgataaatgttcatttaaaatgctaatcataatgaaaaatgttcttatatatcTGAATCAAGTGAATCTTATAAAAAGAacttatttaaagaaattgtcttgaaacttataaaatatgttatcttcagtttggttaatttttttcaaaatttgtctaCAGAAAAATAAAGTGCACTTCTAAAGATGGTGACACTTTAATGGtctatttaaattcattttttcccCAGTGTATTATATTGTCGATAGTGCTGGACTAGCATGATACAtatattcttggtatacatttacaaagaatatttcaataaacctataggccttttagataaagttaataattgcagggacttgaatgaattaagacttttaaagtccttaataaaaaaagaatttaaagaaaagtctaaaaataataacttatgataaaaattgtaaacttgaaaaattaatttgagaaacacctttgtcaatagaaaaaggcaggcattgtaaatgtttgcagtatatttaaaaatgatattcatttattcttcaccaccaaaaaaatagacttaatataaaaaataagttaaattgatcaaaaattatttaaaaagtataatatcaaaactaaaagTCAGGAGACAATTATCTTTTAATTAAGCTGTttgtgatctgagcgtcactgatgagtcttatgtagacgaaacgcgcgtctgacgtataaaattataatcctggtacttttgataactatttacaccactgggtcgatgccactgctggtggacgtttcgtccccgagggtatcaccagcccacaCTACTGAACGAAataacaactgtccataccagtaacagtcgttctaagactgtaattgtttgttaaagttgtaacagttgtaaAATTTGACTGTTTCGGTTATTTTGTGACTGTCCCAACTTTTCAAGTGTTTGTCTCAAACATAAATCGACTGCAACAACGCTAGAAATAGCTGTCACAAACAttaaaggactgatacaactaATTTCAAGTTGTAACAGTTGGTTTACAACTGTCCCAACTCGAAAAACGTTGTAACAGTCATACATAAACTGTTTAAACGCCGAAAATATTGTCACGGTTATAATACGACTGTTGCAACCTTTTGAAAGTTGTTACAGTTATTTGATAACTGTCCCAACACGCAAAACGTTGAAACAGTcgtaaataaactgtttaaacgtCGAAAAGGTTGTTACAGTTAAAATATGATTCCTAAAACCATTATATACAGCAACAGTTTAATAATCCATAAGTGTCGCAACTTTCAAATATTGGTAGTCATTTTATAGACTTAAAAGTCACGGATACCAAATTTCTATCTGACAGTCCGGGATaggttaaattattttaaatacaattacatcgtgtgcaattttttaaaaaggctgttATAAAAAAAGACACAACTGCCATACCCATTTAATACATTAGTATAAATAGAAACtgattgtaaaaacaaataacatattgaaatatctGCCGCTGAAAATTTTGGGATTCCACGCTTATCTGGTAAATGTTGTAAATTAATAACTCAATTGACACTCCCTTGTCTCGCATCTCTTCGAAAAAAATCAGACCACCGTTAGATACCTGCAATTTCACATCGGACTGGTTTATGCGCATTTAATTCACAAACACAGTTACATGCACCTGTCAGATAAATTGAACAAGGTGtctcaatttatttgtaaaaaactgTATCTTATAACATGACACTTTTCGAAATATCATGACAAAGTTgtgaaatcattcatgcataTAAGGTTTTACCCGTAGATTTACGAATCACATTACTTCATAATAACGGTCAATATACTATAAACCCAGCGGGAATATACACACTTATCAAACTTATCCCAGTAGAAAACTGCCGAGGGCTTAGTTCATACGACATGGACACTTTtagaattcatttttttgtttttaagctCTTGTGACTATTTGAAAAGTATAAAAGTTACCGTACTCGGTTCTaacaattttgatttataaattaaaaaaaaatctcagttATGCTGAACTTTCAACGCATCTTTTGTAGCTATGGAAAACACTGAAATATTCGTTAATGTCTTGTATCTAAattcaatatatattattttaccggttttttttaatagtataGTCAGATTTACTCAACTTTGTACTGTTATTGTACCGAGTGGTGTCTTATTTGAGGTTCAAATCATGTCTTAATTAATAGCTCTCCACATGGACACAAAAATATTAACCATCGAGTTTAGATTTCGCCGGGTTTTTCTCAACAAATTTATCACATATATAAACCTACATGTAAAAGTGAGGTAAATCTACCATGTGAACAGACATGACAGAGATATATTTTTCCTGAAACAAGTTCCTGGATGGACAATGTATAGATTAAATGACAGGGAATTACGTCACTGTAATAACTATTTTacattgtagtgatacaaatcagtatactctggtttgttgttatatacatatttgtttatacagttaCATGCATACATGCATGTATATGATTTTCatccatttaaatatatattattctatatacatgatatacattacATATGATATTTTCATATCGATATATTCTGCTATCATACTattctaatacatgtaatataaatgaAAGACTGCTGAACCAACGCCTCTAAAGTTTTATGAAGGTAGAGAATCCTTAAATGGATAAGGATGTACATGTATGCAGGGTTGTCAAAAGAAATTCTAATATAAGTGCGGCCCAGTGCAAGTGAATggtagacactcttctgtaataactgatttttctaatagattggattGAGTAGGCATTCATAAAGTCCTTCAAAAcattcttgagatattcttctgcATGTGTTAACATATTTTAACACT includes:
- the LOC139502894 gene encoding uncharacterized protein isoform X2 produces the protein MVIMKFEGDIGSQECRQMTFTTPKSAFYSYTMCMKERYYSSPKCQSKVYFRWYWSNYDYDYIDSYDYYNSKEISGVGCLYDANRMFSRCLYDGSHISFELRKSKKGVPDNVNDTFKFQIETKWDFNYEMIGGISGGIVGMCIFTGVGIYLCINCRRRKQVTGRYCCTCPTYVLSCSKSMKEGISQGFSAELAGAGILLCSCVICRRQNCKQQEQDQCEKVAMETDCTSTDSENKGEVVTGETVTGFKDQDTAPLCDS
- the LOC139502894 gene encoding uncharacterized protein isoform X1, which codes for MSAATLAIMLMVSVHICHGKISVTYAFPTDSCVSDPYLVDEDTMVIMKFEGDIGSQECRQMTFTTPKSAFYSYTMCMKERYYSSPKCQSKVYFRWYWSNYDYDYIDSYDYYNSKEISGVGCLYDANRMFSRCLYDGSHISFELRKSKKGVPDNVNDTFKFQIETKWDFNYEMIGGISGGIVGMCIFTGVGIYLCINCRRRKQVTGRYCCTCPTYVLSCSKSMKEGISQGFSAELAGAGILLCSCVICRRQNCKQQEQDQCEKVAMETDCTSTDSENKGEVVTGETVTGFKDQDTAPLCDS